A genomic stretch from Hymenobacter psoromatis includes:
- a CDS encoding sugar dehydrogenase, producing MFRFQNKICLVTGATSGIGRATAVRLGREGATVICLGREVKAGHAVEAEIKAGGSDALFIKTDVGKDNDLVHAVNQVLARYQRIDVLISNAAMMTFTPILDLKPADWDRVLNVNLRATFRLCQLCVPQMQGGAVVAVSSVHAFQSTPNVAPYATSKSGLEAFVRGLSLEVPYTQARINAVAPGAVETAMLRSNPNIMDGTEVITGQVGTPDELAAAICFLASDEATFINGSTLTVDGGRLAQL from the coding sequence ATGTTTCGCTTTCAGAATAAAATTTGCTTAGTTACCGGCGCTACTTCCGGCATTGGCCGGGCCACGGCCGTGCGCCTGGGCCGCGAGGGTGCCACCGTTATCTGCCTAGGCCGCGAGGTGAAAGCCGGCCACGCCGTGGAGGCTGAAATAAAAGCGGGGGGTAGCGACGCGCTCTTTATTAAAACCGACGTGGGCAAGGACAACGATTTGGTGCACGCCGTGAACCAGGTGCTGGCCCGCTACCAGCGCATCGACGTGCTCATCAGCAACGCGGCCATGATGACCTTCACCCCTATTCTGGACCTCAAGCCCGCCGACTGGGACCGCGTGCTGAACGTGAACCTGCGGGCCACGTTCCGGCTCTGCCAGCTCTGCGTGCCGCAAATGCAGGGCGGAGCCGTGGTGGCCGTTAGCTCGGTGCACGCCTTCCAGAGCACGCCCAACGTGGCGCCCTACGCCACCAGCAAGAGCGGCCTCGAAGCCTTCGTGCGCGGCCTCAGCCTGGAAGTGCCCTACACCCAGGCCCGCATTAACGCCGTGGCCCCCGGCGCGGTCGAAACCGCCATGCTCCGCAGCAACCCCAACATCATGGATGGCACCGAAGTCATTACGGGCCAGGTCGGTACGCCCGACGAGCTGGCCGCCGCCATCTGCTTCCTGGCCTCCGATGAGGCCACGTTCATCAACGGCTCCACCCTGACCGTGGACGGCGGCCGGCTGGCGCAGCTGTAA
- a CDS encoding fused response regulator/thioredoxin-disulfide reductase, producing the protein MKKPIILTVDDDAQVLAAITRDLRQEFRQDYRILSVNSGPEALATLTELRARAEPLALVLADQRMPEVEGVAVLTRARELFPEAKRVLLTAYADTTAAIKAINSAQLDYYLLKPWDPPEQLLYPTLHDLLASWQATYRPAFAGVRLIGFQWSPLSHELKDFLSGYMVGYQWLDFEKDAEAKALMEANGFTPEDLPFVICPDGQALAKPNKLDLARHLGLLVEAKQELYDVVVIGAGPAGLAAAVYGASEGLKTLIIERQTPGGQAGSSSRIENYLGFPTGLSGAELAHRAWSQATRLGAEFMAPQEVVDICIQDGYKVLTLSDKTEIKTRAVVLTTGVSYRVLEAPGLARLSGAGVYYGAARTEARSCSNQPVYIIGGGNSAGQAAMYLATFASRVFIMIRGKSLAASMSAYLIEQIAQTPNIEILPHTQVREACGEHSLEAVVIQQEGHEPEKRPARALFIFIGAKPSTEWVCHLALCDPKGYLLTGRDLVADPRYQASWKKDREPYLLETCVPGMFAAGDGRAGAMARVASAVGEGSMAIKFVHQYLDE; encoded by the coding sequence ATGAAAAAGCCGATTATCCTCACCGTTGATGACGACGCCCAGGTGCTGGCGGCCATTACGCGCGACCTGCGCCAGGAATTTCGGCAGGACTACCGCATCCTGAGCGTCAATTCTGGGCCCGAGGCCCTCGCGACCCTCACCGAGCTGCGCGCCCGCGCCGAGCCGCTGGCCCTGGTGCTGGCCGACCAGCGCATGCCCGAAGTGGAGGGGGTAGCGGTGCTGACCCGCGCCCGCGAGCTGTTCCCGGAAGCCAAGCGCGTGCTGCTCACCGCCTACGCCGACACTACGGCGGCCATCAAGGCCATCAATTCGGCGCAACTCGACTACTATTTACTCAAGCCCTGGGACCCGCCCGAGCAGCTGCTCTACCCCACTTTGCACGACTTGCTGGCCAGCTGGCAGGCCACGTACCGGCCGGCGTTTGCGGGCGTGCGGCTCATTGGTTTTCAGTGGTCGCCGCTCTCGCACGAGCTCAAGGATTTTCTCAGCGGCTACATGGTGGGCTACCAATGGCTTGATTTTGAGAAAGATGCCGAGGCCAAGGCGCTGATGGAAGCTAACGGCTTCACGCCCGAAGACCTGCCGTTCGTCATTTGCCCCGATGGGCAGGCCCTAGCCAAGCCCAATAAGCTCGACCTGGCCCGGCACCTGGGCCTGTTAGTTGAGGCCAAGCAGGAGCTGTATGATGTGGTAGTAATTGGCGCGGGGCCAGCCGGACTGGCCGCCGCTGTTTACGGCGCTTCCGAAGGGCTGAAAACGCTCATCATCGAGCGGCAAACGCCCGGCGGGCAGGCCGGCTCGTCGTCGCGCATCGAAAACTACCTGGGCTTCCCGACCGGCCTCAGCGGGGCCGAGCTGGCCCACCGCGCCTGGAGCCAAGCCACCCGCCTGGGAGCCGAGTTTATGGCCCCGCAGGAGGTCGTTGACATCTGCATTCAGGATGGCTATAAGGTATTGACGCTAAGCGATAAGACGGAGATAAAGACCCGCGCCGTGGTGCTCACTACCGGCGTCAGCTACCGCGTGCTGGAGGCACCGGGGCTGGCGCGCCTTAGTGGCGCGGGCGTGTATTATGGGGCCGCCCGCACCGAGGCGCGCAGTTGCAGCAACCAGCCGGTATATATCATTGGCGGGGGAAATTCGGCGGGGCAGGCGGCCATGTACCTGGCTACTTTCGCCTCGCGGGTGTTCATTATGATTCGGGGTAAAAGCCTGGCCGCCAGCATGTCGGCCTACCTCATCGAGCAGATTGCCCAAACGCCCAACATCGAAATCCTGCCCCACACCCAGGTGCGCGAAGCCTGCGGCGAGCACTCGCTCGAAGCTGTGGTTATTCAGCAGGAGGGCCACGAGCCCGAGAAGCGGCCCGCGCGCGCGCTGTTCATCTTCATCGGGGCCAAGCCTAGCACCGAGTGGGTATGCCACCTGGCCCTCTGCGACCCCAAAGGCTACCTGCTCACCGGCCGCGACCTCGTGGCCGACCCACGCTACCAAGCCTCCTGGAAGAAAGACCGTGAGCCCTATCTATTAGAGACTTGCGTGCCCGGTATGTTTGCCGCCGGCGATGGCCGCGCCGGGGCGATGGCCCGCGTTGCCTCGGCCGTGGGCGAGGGAAGCATGGCCATCAAGTTCGTGCATCAGTATTTAGATGAGTAA
- a CDS encoding RNA polymerase subunit sigma-70 codes for MDSTTALAADAQLIKAIQGGDERALSQLYRLHWPMVSHFVLQNSGSEDDARDVYQEGVMVFYEKVREGSLELSCQIKTYLYAVCRRLWLKRLTSKSRLHGVRLLDEEEYGPYLNTGAEDDVQEAEEHDRRFATMSEALTHLGEPCRSLLEGFYLLDKSMLDLTAEHGYTNADTAKTQKYKCLTRLKKLFFASYKEA; via the coding sequence ATGGATAGCACCACGGCGCTGGCCGCCGACGCTCAACTCATCAAAGCCATTCAGGGTGGCGATGAGCGGGCGCTCAGCCAGCTTTATCGCCTGCACTGGCCGATGGTTTCGCATTTCGTGCTGCAAAACAGCGGTTCGGAAGACGATGCCCGCGACGTGTACCAGGAAGGCGTAATGGTATTTTATGAGAAGGTACGCGAAGGCTCTCTGGAGCTGAGCTGCCAGATTAAAACCTACCTCTACGCCGTGTGCCGCCGCCTGTGGCTCAAGCGCCTCACCTCCAAAAGCCGGCTGCACGGCGTGCGCCTGCTCGACGAGGAAGAATACGGCCCTTACCTCAACACCGGGGCCGAGGACGATGTGCAGGAAGCCGAGGAGCACGACCGGCGCTTCGCGACAATGAGCGAGGCGCTGACCCACCTGGGCGAGCCCTGCCGCTCGCTGCTCGAAGGCTTTTACCTGCTCGATAAATCGATGCTGGACCTCACGGCGGAGCACGGCTACACCAACGCCGACACCGCCAAAACCCAGAAATACAAGTGCTTAACGCGCCTGAAGAAGTTGTTTTTCGCTAGTTATAAAGAAGCTTAA